The Fictibacillus arsenicus genome contains a region encoding:
- a CDS encoding ABC transporter permease yields the protein MSEQLARSTPPVVPQHTPAPVEDKAISPWKDAWRSFKKNKIALVGLSIVSFFILIAIFADLLAPYNYRDVNLSDKHISPSAEHWFGTDEFGRDILSRVIHGARISLWVGFFSVAGSVIVGSLLGIVAGYYGKWVDGIISRIFDILLAFPSILLAIAVVSVLGPSLKNALIAIAIINVPTFGRLLRSRVLSVKEEEYITAARAIGMSDTRILVHHILPNSLAPIIVQGTLAIATAIIEAAALGFLGMGAQPPTPEWGKMLADSKDFIIQAPWTVLFPGLAIMLTVLGFNLMGDGLRDALDPRMKS from the coding sequence ATGTCAGAACAACTAGCCAGATCAACGCCTCCAGTAGTACCGCAACATACGCCTGCACCAGTTGAAGACAAAGCTATTTCTCCTTGGAAAGATGCTTGGAGAAGTTTTAAAAAGAATAAAATTGCTCTTGTTGGTCTATCAATCGTATCGTTTTTTATTTTGATTGCGATTTTTGCAGATTTGTTAGCGCCATATAACTACAGAGATGTTAATCTTTCAGACAAACACATCTCGCCATCTGCCGAACACTGGTTCGGAACAGACGAATTCGGTCGTGATATTTTAAGCCGAGTCATACATGGTGCCCGCATTTCTTTATGGGTAGGCTTTTTCTCGGTAGCAGGCTCTGTCATCGTGGGTTCATTGCTTGGTATCGTAGCAGGTTATTACGGAAAATGGGTGGATGGCATCATCTCGCGTATTTTCGATATCTTGCTTGCGTTCCCGAGTATCTTGCTTGCGATCGCGGTAGTATCTGTATTGGGACCATCCCTGAAGAACGCGTTGATTGCGATTGCGATTATCAACGTTCCAACGTTTGGACGTTTATTGCGTTCAAGGGTGCTTAGTGTAAAAGAAGAAGAATATATCACAGCAGCACGGGCGATCGGTATGAGTGACACGAGAATTCTCGTTCATCATATTTTGCCGAACAGCTTGGCTCCAATCATCGTTCAAGGAACACTTGCTATCGCAACAGCTATTATCGAAGCGGCAGCTCTCGGTTTCTTGGGAATGGGTGCTCAGCCGCCGACTCCAGAGTGGGGTAAGATGCTTGCTGATTCGAAAGACTTCATCATCCAGGCGCCATGGACGGTATTGTTCCCAGGTCTGGCAATCATGCTGACAGTATTAGGGTTCAACCTGATGGGTGACGGATTGCGTGATGCACTCGATCCGCGGATGAAAAGTTAA
- a CDS encoding nuclease-related domain-containing protein: protein MRNHSFGFKGEQSLDYFYRYLPKNDIYFLHGIRILQDDYFFQMDTLLITPNFLTILEIKYLAGHLYFEDRFSQLIRTYENKREAFPNPIEQVKRQSYHLSQILKMYKFDFIPIESLVVMTHPSAIIEASPTYKEAFEKVIKSHGLQQKFHDLSYKHTKSIFNQKQIKKLSKLLTKFSIPYDTDVCELFNINKNELLSGVLCPNCTYSVMKYKWGTWSCLMCQESSKTAHIEALQDYAYLISDKITNRECKQFLHLDSSDQTNHLLRSLNLPISGSTKSRVYHIDKLLQDK from the coding sequence TTGCGTAATCATTCATTTGGTTTTAAAGGAGAGCAGTCTCTGGACTATTTTTATCGATATTTACCTAAGAATGATATTTATTTCCTACATGGTATTAGAATTTTACAGGATGATTATTTCTTTCAAATGGATACATTGCTTATTACTCCAAACTTCCTTACGATTCTCGAAATCAAGTATTTAGCTGGTCATCTATATTTCGAAGACCGGTTTTCGCAACTTATTAGGACATATGAGAATAAAAGAGAAGCATTTCCAAATCCCATAGAACAAGTTAAACGTCAAAGTTACCATCTTTCCCAAATCCTAAAAATGTACAAGTTCGATTTTATACCTATTGAATCACTTGTGGTCATGACACATCCGTCAGCTATTATTGAAGCATCCCCTACTTATAAAGAAGCTTTTGAAAAAGTAATAAAAAGTCACGGTCTTCAACAAAAATTTCACGATCTCTCCTATAAACATACCAAATCTATTTTTAATCAAAAACAAATTAAGAAACTCTCGAAATTACTAACCAAATTTAGTATCCCCTATGATACAGATGTTTGTGAACTCTTTAATATCAACAAAAATGAGCTGCTAAGTGGTGTATTATGCCCGAATTGCACTTACTCGGTTATGAAGTATAAATGGGGTACTTGGAGTTGCCTGATGTGTCAGGAATCTTCAAAGACCGCTCATATTGAAGCGTTACAGGATTATGCTTACTTAATTTCTGATAAAATTACAAACCGTGAATGCAAACAGTTTTTGCATTTGGATTCCAGCGATCAAACGAACCACCTCCTCCGCTCTTTAAATCTTCCAATTTCGGGTTCTACTAAATCACGTGTTTACCATATTGACAAGCTTCTTCAAGACAAATGA
- a CDS encoding FUSC family protein — MKLGARMIKTGLAISLSIYLAMMFQLDQPVYAAIAATFAIQPSIYRSYQTILEQIQGNLVGAIFAIIFVILLGNNPFVIGFVVVLVIAANLKMKIEKTIPLSIVTVIVIMESHTENFIGFAVDRFLLIMLGVLSAFLVNLVFMPPKYETKLYYKISGHTDEIIKWIRMVTRHASEHNAIKEDLTHLKENRFKMDQYYLLYKEERTYFRTNKYSKTRKLVLYRQMIQTTNKALELLKSLHRHENELYNMPEPLQELIQLKLDGLTNFHEQMLLKYTDKIRAQHTLDMDDEISKKSLMKCIMSYYKSPENEEWIQLFPVFALIIDYSDQLEHLNTLVESFKNYHQDDSEVQLDQRFED, encoded by the coding sequence ATGAAATTAGGAGCCCGAATGATTAAAACGGGTTTAGCCATATCGTTATCGATCTACCTGGCGATGATGTTTCAACTGGATCAGCCGGTTTACGCGGCTATTGCTGCAACATTCGCGATTCAGCCTTCGATCTACAGGTCGTATCAAACCATATTGGAACAGATTCAAGGGAATCTAGTAGGTGCTATTTTTGCTATTATTTTTGTTATTTTGCTAGGTAATAACCCGTTTGTAATTGGATTTGTCGTTGTACTTGTTATCGCAGCCAACTTAAAGATGAAAATCGAAAAAACAATCCCGTTATCAATTGTTACGGTAATCGTAATTATGGAGAGCCACACAGAGAACTTTATCGGATTTGCTGTGGACCGGTTTTTGCTCATTATGCTGGGTGTCCTATCCGCATTCTTAGTAAACCTGGTATTTATGCCTCCTAAATACGAAACAAAATTGTATTATAAGATCTCAGGCCATACCGATGAAATTATTAAGTGGATTCGCATGGTTACGAGACACGCATCAGAACATAATGCTATTAAGGAAGATTTGACTCATCTAAAAGAAAACCGCTTTAAGATGGATCAATACTATTTATTATATAAAGAAGAACGAACTTATTTCAGGACGAACAAATATTCAAAAACCCGGAAGCTTGTACTCTACAGGCAGATGATCCAGACGACCAACAAAGCGCTGGAGTTGCTGAAGAGCCTGCACCGTCATGAGAACGAATTATACAACATGCCTGAACCGCTACAGGAACTGATTCAGCTGAAGCTCGATGGATTAACGAACTTCCACGAACAAATGCTGCTGAAATACACGGATAAAATCAGAGCGCAGCACACACTCGACATGGACGATGAAATCAGCAAGAAGTCGCTTATGAAATGCATCATGAGCTATTACAAAAGTCCAGAAAACGAAGAATGGATTCAGCTATTCCCTGTTTTCGCGCTAATCATCGATTACAGTGATCAGCTCGAACACCTGAACACTCTAGTAGAAAGCTTTAAAAACTACCATCAAGACGACAGCGAAGTGCAATTGGATCAGCGATTTGAGGATTAG
- a CDS encoding glutamate-1-semialdehyde 2,1-aminomutase, which translates to MNHSRSEALYDEALLHIVGGVNSPSRSFKAVGGGAPVFMERAEGAYFWDEDGNRYIDYLAAYGPIITGHAHPHITKAIVKAAENGVLYGTPTALEVKFAKMLKEAMPAMDKVRFVNSGTEAVMTTIRVARAYTGRDKIIKFAGCYHGHSDLVLVAAGSGPSTLGTPDSAGVPKSIAQEVITVPFNDVDAYRAAMDKWGDQVAAVLVEPIVGNFGIVEPKEGFLQAVNDITHEHGALVIYDEVITAFRFMYGGAQDLLDVKPDMTALGKIIGGGLPIGAYGGKKEIMEKVAPLGPAYQAGTMAGNPASISAGIACLEVLQQEGVYEEMDRLGAILEKGLLEQAAKHNVSVSINRLKGALTLYFTDEKIVNYEQAEATDGEIFGRYFKQMLNEGINLAPSKYEAMFLTTAHTEDDVMATIEAAGKAFSRL; encoded by the coding sequence ATGAATCACTCTCGATCTGAAGCTCTTTATGATGAAGCTCTCTTACATATTGTCGGAGGTGTGAACAGCCCATCCCGTTCATTTAAAGCAGTCGGAGGCGGTGCACCGGTTTTCATGGAACGCGCTGAAGGTGCTTATTTTTGGGATGAGGACGGCAACCGCTATATTGATTATCTTGCTGCATATGGTCCTATTATTACTGGACATGCTCACCCGCATATAACAAAAGCGATTGTTAAAGCTGCTGAAAACGGCGTGCTTTATGGTACCCCTACTGCACTTGAAGTTAAATTTGCAAAAATGCTTAAAGAAGCCATGCCAGCCATGGACAAAGTCCGCTTTGTAAACTCTGGAACTGAAGCGGTTATGACGACGATCCGTGTTGCCCGTGCTTATACAGGCCGCGATAAGATCATTAAATTCGCAGGCTGCTACCACGGTCATTCTGATTTAGTCCTTGTTGCTGCTGGTTCTGGTCCATCCACACTGGGTACCCCAGATTCTGCAGGCGTTCCGAAAAGTATTGCACAAGAGGTTATCACGGTTCCTTTTAACGATGTTGATGCTTACCGTGCTGCTATGGACAAATGGGGCGACCAGGTTGCTGCTGTCCTAGTGGAGCCGATCGTCGGGAACTTCGGAATCGTTGAGCCGAAAGAAGGGTTTTTACAAGCGGTTAATGACATTACCCACGAGCATGGCGCTCTCGTAATCTACGATGAGGTCATTACTGCTTTCCGGTTTATGTATGGAGGCGCGCAAGATTTACTTGATGTGAAACCGGACATGACAGCACTCGGAAAAATAATCGGCGGCGGACTTCCAATCGGTGCATACGGAGGCAAAAAAGAGATCATGGAGAAAGTAGCCCCGCTCGGACCCGCATATCAAGCAGGAACGATGGCTGGAAACCCTGCTTCCATTTCTGCTGGAATTGCATGCTTGGAAGTATTGCAGCAAGAAGGTGTATATGAGGAGATGGATCGTTTAGGTGCGATTCTAGAAAAAGGATTGCTCGAACAAGCTGCGAAACATAATGTTTCAGTGAGCATCAACCGCTTGAAAGGTGCATTAACTCTTTATTTTACAGATGAAAAGATCGTTAATTATGAGCAGGCTGAAGCAACAGATGGAGAGATATTCGGAAGATATTTTAAACAGATGCTTAACGAAGGCATCAACCTTGCACCATCTAAGTATGAAGCGATGTTCTTAACAACTGCTCATACTGAAGATGACGTTATGGCTACTATTGAAGCAGCTGGAAAAGCATTTAGCAGACTTTAA
- a CDS encoding ABC transporter ATP-binding protein: protein MENIIDVQNLKKEFKSYSSRQGLKGAFRDLFTRNYTIKTAVDDISFSIKRGEMVGYIGENGAGKSTSIKMLTGILTPTHGKIVVNGMNPHKEREKFVKTIGVVFGQRSQLWWDIAVQESFRLLKKIYNVPDQQYEEHMKDVIETLDIGPLLDKPVRKLSLGQRMRCELAAALIHNPPLLFLDEPTIGLDVLVKLKIREFLKRINEKYGTTILLTTHDLSDIEALCERVVMLDEGKIIYDGPLKELRENWAEGKQIQFQFSEKASLEELQNLTKDHLVVWEQGESDLIWVASVDSDETVISGVIGKVTAVKKIADLKILEISTEEIIRNIYVEGAVRHG from the coding sequence ATGGAGAATATTATAGATGTTCAGAATTTAAAAAAAGAGTTTAAATCCTATTCGAGCCGGCAAGGTTTGAAGGGGGCATTTCGTGATCTTTTTACACGAAATTACACGATAAAAACAGCAGTTGATGATATTTCTTTTTCTATTAAAAGAGGAGAGATGGTCGGATATATTGGTGAAAACGGAGCTGGTAAGTCTACTTCAATTAAAATGCTTACTGGTATCTTAACACCGACTCACGGCAAGATTGTTGTAAACGGCATGAATCCGCATAAGGAGCGGGAGAAATTCGTTAAGACCATCGGGGTTGTATTCGGCCAGCGTTCACAGCTATGGTGGGATATCGCGGTTCAGGAATCATTCAGGCTGTTAAAGAAAATCTACAATGTGCCTGATCAGCAATATGAGGAGCATATGAAAGATGTGATCGAAACGCTCGATATCGGACCGCTTCTTGATAAGCCAGTCCGAAAGCTGTCACTCGGACAAAGAATGCGCTGTGAATTAGCGGCTGCACTCATTCACAATCCGCCGCTTCTGTTTTTAGATGAGCCGACAATCGGTCTTGATGTTCTTGTAAAACTAAAGATTCGTGAGTTCTTAAAGCGGATCAACGAAAAGTATGGAACGACCATTCTTTTAACGACACATGACCTCTCAGATATTGAAGCTCTTTGTGAGCGGGTTGTCATGCTTGATGAAGGAAAGATTATTTATGATGGTCCGTTAAAGGAACTTCGTGAAAACTGGGCAGAAGGAAAGCAGATTCAGTTCCAGTTCAGTGAAAAGGCATCATTAGAAGAATTGCAGAACTTAACAAAAGATCATCTTGTCGTTTGGGAACAAGGTGAAAGCGACCTTATTTGGGTGGCTTCTGTCGACAGTGATGAAACAGTGATATCTGGAGTTATCGGAAAAGTGACGGCTGTTAAAAAGATTGCAGATTTAAAGATTCTGGAGATCTCAACAGAGGAAATCATCCGTAACATCTATGTAGAAGGTGCTGTTCGCCATGGGTAA
- a CDS encoding ABC transporter permease has protein sequence MGKYIEMIRIRFLMMLAYRTNYYSGILIYSINIGAYYFLWSAIYGGKENIQGLSITQMTTYIAVAWMARAFYFNNIDREIAMEIKEGKVAIEMVRPYPYLNMKMMQGLGEGIFRLLFFSVPGMVIVALVFPVELSANAGTWIYFFISIGFSFIINTQINLLAGIATFFLFNNDGLIRAKRVVIDLFSGLILPLSFYPMWAQNIMSYLPFQGISYIPSMIFTEGFKGSQVFEALINQAVWSAILVIPVYVLWILAKRQLVVQGG, from the coding sequence ATGGGTAAGTACATTGAAATGATCCGCATCCGTTTCTTAATGATGCTGGCATACCGTACAAACTATTACAGCGGAATTTTAATCTACAGCATCAATATCGGAGCTTATTACTTTTTGTGGAGCGCGATCTATGGCGGGAAGGAAAACATTCAGGGTCTTTCGATCACACAGATGACCACATATATTGCAGTAGCTTGGATGGCAAGAGCCTTTTACTTTAATAACATAGACCGTGAGATTGCGATGGAAATTAAAGAAGGAAAAGTAGCGATCGAGATGGTTCGTCCTTATCCTTATTTAAATATGAAGATGATGCAGGGGCTAGGTGAAGGGATCTTCAGATTACTATTCTTTTCGGTACCCGGTATGGTTATTGTGGCGCTCGTTTTCCCAGTTGAGCTATCGGCTAACGCCGGAACTTGGATTTATTTCTTTATATCGATTGGCTTCAGCTTCATTATTAACACACAAATCAATCTGCTTGCCGGCATTGCAACGTTTTTCTTATTTAATAACGACGGACTGATCCGAGCAAAGCGTGTTGTGATCGATCTTTTCTCAGGGCTGATTCTGCCGCTTAGTTTTTATCCGATGTGGGCGCAAAATATTATGAGCTATCTTCCGTTTCAGGGGATCAGTTACATTCCGAGCATGATTTTTACTGAAGGGTTTAAAGGTTCTCAAGTATTTGAAGCTCTAATCAATCAGGCGGTTTGGTCAGCTATTTTAGTTATCCCTGTGTATGTGCTCTGGATTTTAGCGAAGCGTCAGCTTGTGGTTCAAGGGGGATAG
- a CDS encoding ABC transporter permease, with the protein MEYLSIFFQYAGQYLKTRLTYRADMVVEIFSDFLFQAVNLVFILVVFGHTTLLAGWSKDEMIFIYGFFLVPFAIFSSFFNIWDFTDRYIVKGEMDRILTRPVHSLFQIVLERMELESLFGAVTGLIVMFYAGGKLGLEISWYDPFIFLLLVLGGALVYAGIFISLATIGFWSDSRTDIMPMMYNIGNYGRYPVDIYNKIIKYVLTWILPFAFVGVYPASYFLEREEWYTYAFLTPVVGLVFFMIAVTLWNVGVTKYRGAGN; encoded by the coding sequence ATGGAATATTTATCGATCTTTTTTCAATATGCAGGACAATATTTAAAAACAAGGCTTACTTACCGTGCAGATATGGTTGTGGAGATTTTTTCTGATTTTCTTTTTCAGGCCGTGAACCTCGTGTTTATCCTTGTTGTTTTCGGACATACGACACTGCTCGCGGGGTGGAGCAAGGACGAGATGATCTTTATCTATGGATTCTTTCTTGTGCCGTTTGCGATATTTTCTTCCTTTTTTAACATATGGGATTTTACAGATCGTTATATTGTAAAAGGGGAGATGGACCGTATCCTGACGAGACCTGTTCACAGTTTGTTTCAAATCGTGCTGGAGCGGATGGAGCTTGAATCTTTATTCGGCGCTGTAACAGGACTGATTGTCATGTTTTATGCGGGTGGCAAGCTGGGTCTTGAGATCAGCTGGTACGACCCGTTTATCTTTCTGCTTCTTGTTTTAGGAGGAGCTCTCGTATATGCGGGTATCTTCATCAGCCTTGCTACAATTGGATTCTGGTCCGATTCGCGGACAGATATCATGCCTATGATGTATAACATCGGTAACTATGGCCGGTATCCGGTTGATATTTATAACAAAATCATTAAATACGTGCTGACGTGGATTCTACCGTTTGCGTTTGTTGGAGTATACCCGGCTTCTTACTTTTTAGAAAGGGAAGAGTGGTATACATATGCCTTCTTAACACCCGTTGTAGGACTCGTATTCTTTATGATCGCCGTAACATTGTGGAATGTCGGTGTCACAAAATACCGAGGTGCAGGAAACTAA
- a CDS encoding ABC transporter permease subunit: MSELLEALPDLFFVFCIQLAVVWIYKKTGFLAANPFTSSREPSILLPVITLSIVPAIYLFRLQLVLSQSEIEKDYITFARSKGLSNSYIVFHHLLKNTISELSIHLPFIMLLLFSQMIILEYLFNLNGIIQILLSEQPAATRAALLMLIAFPLFAAVKGVKLFIKKAHF, from the coding sequence ATTAGCGAGCTTCTTGAAGCATTACCTGATTTATTTTTTGTATTTTGCATTCAATTAGCCGTTGTCTGGATCTATAAAAAAACGGGGTTCCTTGCAGCAAATCCTTTTACATCGAGCAGAGAACCTTCCATTTTGTTACCCGTTATAACATTGAGCATTGTACCAGCTATTTATTTATTCCGGCTCCAGCTCGTATTATCCCAGAGCGAAATAGAAAAGGACTACATTACCTTTGCACGTTCAAAAGGTCTTTCAAATTCATATATAGTCTTTCATCACCTTTTAAAAAATACTATTTCCGAACTGTCTATTCATCTTCCGTTTATCATGCTCCTGCTTTTTAGTCAGATGATCATCCTGGAATATCTCTTTAATTTGAATGGAATTATACAAATTTTGCTTAGTGAACAGCCAGCTGCAACGAGAGCTGCGCTGCTGATGCTTATCGCATTTCCTCTGTTTGCAGCGGTTAAAGGGGTGAAATTGTTTATTAAAAAGGCTCATTTTTAA
- a CDS encoding ArsR/SmtB family transcription factor — MHVSVDFSPFNEMMISLHVIQNPSHHPYRKAWAERALNKLPQDLALLIKEWGPHFYDWMYFINIRNEFQFNEETVEEGIEKLARVPDLTFAYLLLGEKYGTDSLLKWKNNPATAPLHSIEKDILLRTSSWKSRFCDFFYDYNRHLFAEELFRINPWIARASDNFKEELMSSKIETLNSIHPDVTVTSENIKIKKNDVYTFSFEEFPRLVIQPSTYATPHVMLCCNEDRVAIALHVAVPDSEKDQEPPEDLISLLKALSEPTRLKILQDLLHHPYSTKQLAYKFGLTEATVSSHLKLLLSCGLVETQRKGYYVFYTGKRDRLESLRTEVTQFMQQPVLDEYIFMPDLT; from the coding sequence ATGCACGTATCTGTTGATTTTTCACCATTTAACGAAATGATGATCAGCCTTCACGTTATTCAAAACCCTTCACACCATCCATACAGGAAGGCATGGGCAGAAAGAGCGCTCAACAAACTGCCTCAAGATCTCGCACTGCTCATAAAGGAATGGGGACCGCATTTTTATGACTGGATGTATTTTATAAACATCCGAAACGAATTTCAATTTAACGAGGAAACGGTAGAAGAAGGAATTGAAAAGTTAGCAAGAGTTCCCGACTTAACTTTTGCTTACCTTTTGCTTGGAGAGAAATATGGTACAGACAGCTTGCTGAAGTGGAAGAACAACCCGGCAACTGCACCTCTCCACTCAATTGAAAAAGATATTCTATTAAGAACGTCGAGCTGGAAAAGTAGATTCTGTGATTTCTTTTATGATTACAACCGTCATCTGTTTGCCGAGGAGCTTTTCCGGATAAACCCTTGGATTGCAAGGGCATCTGATAATTTTAAGGAAGAACTCATGTCCTCAAAGATAGAAACATTAAACAGCATTCATCCCGATGTAACCGTTACGTCAGAAAATATAAAGATAAAAAAGAACGACGTGTACACTTTTTCCTTTGAAGAGTTTCCTAGGCTCGTCATCCAGCCGTCAACTTACGCAACACCGCACGTCATGCTTTGCTGCAACGAAGACCGGGTTGCGATTGCTCTTCACGTTGCGGTTCCTGATTCTGAAAAAGACCAAGAACCTCCCGAGGATTTAATCTCACTTTTAAAAGCACTCAGTGAACCAACACGTTTGAAGATTTTGCAGGATCTGCTTCATCACCCATACAGCACGAAACAGCTTGCCTATAAATTCGGATTAACCGAAGCCACTGTATCAAGCCATTTAAAACTATTACTCTCTTGTGGCTTAGTGGAGACTCAAAGAAAAGGATATTACGTATTTTACACAGGAAAACGTGACCGCTTGGAATCTTTAAGGACAGAAGTTACTCAGTTCATGCAGCAGCCAGTCTTAGATGAATATATCTTTATGCCTGATTTAACTTAA
- a CDS encoding NADPH-dependent FMN reductase, producing MKIMVIAGSPTAESRTRGIAQYAAEVLREMNVEVLYFDVGIDRLPLFTGDATSAENETVKKLADYAEQADGFFVTSPEYHSGMSGALKNALDFLGGKHFKNKPSAIAVAAGGGKGGINALANLRTVLRGIYSLVIPDQYVADPVNFDEGNVLVDELAQTRVRELATQLKELTELVSANKAKN from the coding sequence ATGAAGATCATGGTTATAGCAGGGAGTCCAACTGCAGAATCCAGAACGCGGGGAATTGCTCAGTATGCGGCTGAGGTACTGAGAGAAATGAACGTGGAAGTTTTATACTTCGATGTAGGAATCGACCGGCTTCCATTGTTTACGGGTGACGCAACGTCTGCAGAAAATGAAACAGTGAAAAAACTTGCGGATTACGCTGAACAAGCCGATGGCTTCTTCGTAACAAGCCCGGAATATCACAGTGGTATGAGCGGGGCATTAAAGAATGCACTCGACTTTTTAGGCGGAAAGCATTTTAAAAATAAACCTTCAGCAATTGCGGTCGCAGCTGGCGGAGGAAAAGGCGGAATTAATGCGCTGGCAAACCTTCGTACCGTATTGCGTGGAATTTATAGCTTAGTTATACCTGACCAATATGTGGCTGATCCAGTTAACTTTGATGAAGGAAATGTATTAGTTGATGAGCTGGCACAGACGCGTGTGCGTGAATTGGCAACTCAGCTGAAGGAATTAACAGAGCTTGTCTCTGCAAATAAAGCAAAGAATTAA
- a CDS encoding potassium channel family protein, which produces MGHGVLVILLIASAAIIMRSIWMLFKHPGIKEHLMPASHLLVLFIVYGTIISGFGMIYALLSIMGYPVIKLELEQSDFLSFIEACIYFSSTTILSVGYGDIVPVGAGRWIAALQALIGYLLPIAFVLSSVIHHNRTAK; this is translated from the coding sequence ATGGGACATGGCGTATTGGTCATTTTATTAATAGCTAGTGCTGCAATCATTATGCGCAGTATATGGATGCTGTTTAAACACCCTGGTATAAAAGAGCATCTTATGCCAGCCAGTCATCTGCTGGTTTTATTCATTGTGTATGGAACAATTATTTCGGGTTTTGGAATGATATATGCTTTATTGTCCATTATGGGTTATCCGGTGATAAAACTGGAACTGGAACAAAGCGATTTTTTATCGTTTATTGAAGCTTGTATTTATTTTAGCAGTACGACGATTCTTTCGGTTGGATATGGGGATATTGTTCCAGTCGGTGCAGGACGATGGATAGCGGCACTTCAGGCACTGATCGGCTATTTGCTGCCGATCGCATTTGTTCTCTCATCTGTTATCCACCATAACAGAACAGCAAAATAG
- the bcp gene encoding thioredoxin-dependent thiol peroxidase: MTVETGTKAPDFKLPASNGKEVQLSDFKGKNVVLYFYPKDMTPGCTTQACDFRDKHSDFEEQNTVIIGISPDPLSRHDKFIEKHGLPFLLVADEEHKAAEMYDVWKLKKNFGKEYMGIERSTFIIDKEGIIQKEYRKVKVKDHVKDALEFIKENLS, from the coding sequence ATGACTGTAGAAACAGGAACAAAAGCGCCTGATTTTAAACTGCCAGCGAGCAATGGGAAAGAAGTCCAGCTTTCTGATTTTAAAGGCAAGAATGTGGTTCTATATTTCTATCCGAAAGACATGACACCAGGATGTACAACGCAGGCTTGTGATTTTAGAGATAAGCACAGTGACTTCGAGGAGCAGAATACTGTTATTATTGGTATCAGTCCTGATCCGTTAAGTCGACACGATAAATTCATAGAGAAACACGGTCTGCCATTTTTGCTGGTTGCGGATGAGGAGCATAAGGCAGCGGAAATGTATGATGTCTGGAAACTGAAGAAGAACTTTGGGAAGGAATACATGGGAATTGAGAGATCAACTTTTATCATTGATAAAGAGGGGATCATTCAAAAGGAATATCGGAAAGTAAAAGTGAAGGATCATGTAAAAGATGCGCTTGAATTTATAAAAGAAAATTTATCATAA
- a CDS encoding H-type small acid-soluble spore protein, with the protein MNVSRAQQIIESEKEIEVLHNGTPVWLQSVDENNQTARAYTREQPDNEMNIPVNELQES; encoded by the coding sequence ATGAACGTATCACGTGCTCAGCAAATCATTGAATCTGAAAAAGAGATCGAAGTTTTACATAATGGGACTCCCGTTTGGCTTCAGTCAGTTGACGAGAACAATCAAACAGCAAGAGCTTATACAAGAGAACAGCCGGATAACGAGATGAACATCCCTGTTAATGAATTGCAGGAAAGTTAA